The Streptomyces asiaticus genome window below encodes:
- a CDS encoding saccharopine dehydrogenase NADP-binding domain-containing protein — protein MTETSETDGTAGKSRASDEVWIVGATGRVGRGVTARLTERGLTVVPVGRGREPMLAAGTEAGLPGDAKVIVADSAERIADEIVRERPRVVVNTMGAFAATAPVIARACMPGGHYVDLANDVVAVDRLLALHDEAVRAGSTLVTGAGFGVLATEAVVAKLCEGRPTPHRVRVDAVASVAVEAGVLGAALAASIVDALTAGGRRYENGRLMTSRLGADPQQLIFPDGESAKSAGVSSGELLAAHAVSGAPFVTATSALVPTAPLIRALLPLLGRLLSVPALRRLAVDRLGRAPVKAAPRPRKHSWGHAVVEWADGTRREGWLRADDGMDFTADVTATVTELLARGVGRPGAWTPAAALGTDLATTAGGTFVLD, from the coding sequence ATGACGGAGACCAGCGAGACCGACGGAACGGCTGGCAAGAGCAGGGCCAGCGACGAGGTATGGATAGTCGGGGCCACCGGCCGTGTCGGCCGAGGCGTGACCGCGCGACTGACCGAGCGGGGACTGACGGTCGTGCCGGTCGGCCGCGGCCGGGAGCCGATGCTCGCCGCCGGGACCGAAGCCGGTCTGCCTGGGGACGCGAAGGTGATCGTCGCCGACTCTGCTGAGCGGATCGCGGACGAGATCGTCCGGGAGCGCCCGCGGGTGGTGGTGAACACGATGGGCGCCTTCGCCGCCACGGCACCGGTGATCGCCCGCGCCTGCATGCCCGGCGGCCACTACGTCGACCTGGCCAACGACGTGGTCGCCGTGGACCGGCTGCTCGCCCTGCACGACGAAGCGGTGCGGGCGGGCAGCACCCTGGTCACCGGCGCCGGATTCGGCGTGCTGGCGACGGAGGCGGTGGTAGCGAAGCTGTGCGAAGGCCGGCCCACGCCGCACCGGGTGCGGGTCGACGCCGTGGCCTCGGTGGCCGTCGAGGCGGGCGTGCTCGGTGCCGCCCTTGCGGCCAGCATCGTGGACGCGCTCACCGCCGGCGGACGGCGGTACGAGAACGGGCGGCTGATGACGTCGCGCCTCGGCGCGGACCCGCAGCAGCTCATCTTCCCGGACGGTGAGTCGGCGAAGTCGGCAGGTGTCTCGTCCGGCGAGCTCCTCGCGGCGCATGCGGTGAGTGGAGCACCATTCGTCACCGCGACTTCGGCTCTCGTGCCGACCGCTCCGCTGATCCGTGCCCTGCTCCCGCTGCTCGGCCGCCTGCTGTCCGTTCCGGCGCTGCGGCGCCTCGCCGTCGACCGGCTGGGCCGGGCCCCGGTGAAGGCCGCACCCCGTCCGCGCAAGCACTCCTGGGGGCACGCCGTCGTCGAGTGGGCGGACGGCACCCGGCGCGAGGGATGGCTCCGCGCCGACGACGGCATGGACTTCACGGCCGACGTCACCGCCACCGTCACCGAACTGCTGGCCCGCGGTGTCGGCAGGCCCGGGGCCTGGACACCGGCAGCCGCCCTCGGGACCGACCTTGCGACGACCGCAGGCGGCACCTTCGTACTGGACTGA
- a CDS encoding TetR/AcrR family transcriptional regulator, translating to MTQWDITCYCRPMARWDPGAEERLKRAALELYLERGYDNVTVTHIAERAGLTRRSYFRYFPDKREVLFAGSERLPPALAEAVLAADPDAAPLAAVLDALARVGAQLVEQVDGATERRAVIDASPELQERERTKAVAITEAIRDALKQRQVKAETAELVAQLATVVFQNAFRHWIEGKGHASFGSCLHTVTDELRATLAGT from the coding sequence ATGACACAGTGGGACATCACCTGTTACTGTCGACCTATGGCGAGGTGGGATCCGGGTGCCGAAGAGCGCCTGAAGCGGGCGGCTCTGGAGCTTTACTTGGAGCGTGGCTACGACAATGTGACGGTCACCCATATCGCCGAGCGGGCCGGACTCACCCGGCGCTCCTACTTCCGCTACTTCCCGGACAAGCGCGAGGTCCTGTTCGCCGGCTCGGAACGCCTGCCCCCGGCACTTGCGGAGGCGGTCCTGGCGGCAGACCCGGACGCGGCTCCGCTCGCTGCTGTCCTCGACGCCCTGGCGCGAGTCGGTGCCCAACTCGTCGAGCAGGTGGACGGCGCGACGGAGCGTCGTGCGGTGATCGACGCCAGCCCAGAGTTGCAGGAGCGCGAACGAACCAAGGCGGTCGCGATCACCGAGGCGATCCGCGATGCCCTGAAGCAACGTCAGGTGAAGGCCGAGACAGCCGAATTGGTCGCGCAGCTCGCCACGGTGGTCTTCCAGAACGCCTTCCGGCACTGGATCGAGGGCAAAGGGCATGCGAGTTTCGGTAGCTGCCTGCACACAGTGACCGACGAACTGCGGGCCACCCTCGCCGGGACGTGA
- a CDS encoding DUF6000 family protein produces the protein MPDPGTETLRRYVMATPSPKTGRYLDLLHGNFVRLPTEERTQFLQTLGLDSRSVTDAELAFMLQPNWRSRITAAWMIGLDRREQFRKRIGGLLLASELTYAGQGYCIALALLGTTEDAVLLTTYLDRYLRRPECRYDQEWALGALLHLDGALGTTHAAGFLEPDGLWSQWVNDRTTPPEKLRQYIGEMCALAEEYAQHDAPPGHP, from the coding sequence ATGCCCGACCCGGGAACCGAGACCCTCCGCCGCTACGTGATGGCCACTCCGAGCCCCAAGACCGGCCGCTACTTGGACCTGCTCCACGGCAACTTCGTCAGGCTGCCCACCGAGGAACGCACACAGTTCCTCCAGACCCTCGGCCTCGACTCGCGGAGTGTCACTGACGCCGAACTCGCATTCATGCTCCAGCCCAATTGGCGCTCCCGTATAACCGCGGCATGGATGATCGGGCTGGACCGCCGCGAGCAGTTCCGCAAGCGCATTGGTGGCCTCCTGCTCGCCAGCGAACTCACTTACGCAGGCCAGGGCTACTGCATCGCACTCGCCCTGCTCGGCACCACCGAGGACGCGGTTTTGCTTACCACCTACCTGGACCGCTACCTCCGGCGGCCCGAGTGCCGATACGACCAGGAATGGGCGCTGGGCGCGCTCCTACACCTCGACGGAGCCCTCGGCACCACGCACGCCGCCGGGTTCCTGGAACCGGACGGGCTCTGGAGCCAATGGGTCAACGACCGAACCACGCCCCCTGAAAAGTTGAGGCAGTACATCGGTGAAATGTGCGCCCTCGCCGAGGAGTACGCGCAGCACGATGCCCCTCCCGGGCACCCCTGA
- a CDS encoding carboxylesterase/lipase family protein encodes MRSMHRTLTTLGCALTAVLATAWSAPGSAAPPTTASSARPTPPPTTARPTPPPPTTARPAAPSTKPAPPPAKPVPPPAPTTVRTHNGPVRGTAHHGYRTFENIPYAAPPTGRLRWAPPHPPAPWHGIRDATGPASACPQPPGEVPGGSTDEDCLHLNVTTPDSARPENPGPERPRPEHSRPAHPRPVIVWLHGGGFTTGTGNSYDTHRMATRGDVVVVTVNYRLGALGFLAHAGLPGSGTFGLADQQAALRWVRAEIGAFGGDAHNVTLAGESAGGYSVCAQLASPAAAGLFEKAIIQSGPCTGRPDRPFAPSSIPLSTARAAGADLAAKAGCGSARDVLACLRRVDVNRLLAAQDTDQLPAHTTPLLPRDPAAAIAAGRFHRVPVLIGNNHDEGNGWAAGIIQAGHPITPGTWPDVVAAFFPAPRQAKAVVRAYPVHTTDGGPVFGAVIGDADFACPTTLTHTLLAAHVPVWAYEFADEHAPPLTPGAPPFPLGAPHASELPYLFDLGGRPRDLTPAQHRLANTMIDYWTRFARTANPNSPSSPHWPRRTPLSLAPDHIAPTHTAHSRHRCTFWNTLR; translated from the coding sequence ATGAGGAGCATGCACCGCACCCTGACCACCCTGGGCTGCGCCCTGACCGCCGTACTCGCGACGGCCTGGTCCGCGCCCGGGTCCGCAGCGCCACCGACGACGGCCTCGTCGGCCCGGCCCACACCACCACCGACGACGGCCCGGCCCACACCACCACCACCGACGACGGCCCGGCCCGCAGCACCATCTACAAAGCCCGCCCCGCCCCCCGCAAAGCCCGTCCCACCCCCTGCTCCCACGACCGTACGCACCCACAATGGCCCGGTGCGGGGCACCGCCCACCACGGCTACCGCACCTTCGAGAACATCCCCTACGCGGCACCCCCGACCGGCAGGCTGCGCTGGGCACCGCCCCACCCTCCAGCCCCCTGGCACGGGATACGGGACGCGACCGGGCCCGCGAGTGCCTGCCCACAGCCGCCCGGCGAGGTCCCCGGCGGCAGCACCGACGAGGACTGTCTCCACCTGAACGTCACCACACCCGACAGCGCACGGCCGGAAAACCCAGGGCCGGAACGCCCCCGGCCGGAACACTCCCGGCCGGCGCACCCCCGGCCGGTGATCGTGTGGCTGCACGGCGGCGGCTTCACCACCGGAACGGGCAACTCCTACGACACCCACCGCATGGCCACCCGCGGCGACGTCGTGGTCGTCACCGTCAACTACCGCCTCGGCGCCCTCGGCTTCCTCGCCCACGCCGGTCTGCCCGGCTCCGGCACCTTCGGCCTGGCCGACCAGCAGGCGGCACTGCGCTGGGTCCGCGCCGAGATCGGCGCTTTCGGCGGCGATGCGCACAACGTGACACTGGCCGGCGAGTCCGCCGGCGGCTACAGCGTCTGCGCCCAGCTCGCCTCACCCGCCGCCGCGGGCCTCTTCGAGAAGGCGATCATCCAAAGCGGCCCGTGCACGGGCCGCCCCGACCGGCCCTTCGCCCCGTCCTCCATCCCGCTGTCCACGGCGCGCGCCGCGGGCGCGGACCTTGCGGCAAAGGCTGGCTGCGGCTCCGCCCGCGACGTCCTGGCCTGCCTGCGGCGCGTGGACGTGAACCGCCTGCTCGCGGCCCAGGACACCGACCAACTCCCCGCCCACACCACCCCATTGCTGCCCCGAGACCCCGCGGCGGCGATCGCCGCCGGCCGCTTTCACCGTGTGCCGGTGCTCATCGGCAACAACCACGACGAGGGCAACGGCTGGGCCGCCGGGATCATCCAGGCCGGCCATCCCATCACCCCCGGCACCTGGCCCGACGTCGTGGCCGCCTTCTTCCCCGCCCCGCGGCAGGCGAAGGCGGTCGTCCGCGCATACCCGGTGCACACCACCGATGGCGGCCCGGTCTTCGGCGCCGTCATCGGCGACGCGGACTTCGCCTGCCCCACAACGCTCACTCACACCCTCCTTGCCGCCCATGTGCCCGTCTGGGCTTATGAGTTCGCCGACGAACACGCCCCACCGCTCACCCCGGGCGCGCCGCCGTTCCCGCTCGGCGCACCGCACGCGTCCGAACTGCCCTACCTCTTCGACCTCGGCGGCCGCCCCCGCGACCTGACCCCGGCACAGCACCGGCTGGCCAACACCATGATCGACTACTGGACCCGCTTCGCCCGCACCGCCAACCCCAACAGCCCCTCATCACCCCACTGGCCCCGCCGGACACCGCTCTCCCTGGCACCGGACCACATCGCCCCCACCCACACCGCGCACTCCCGCCATCGCTGCACCTTCTGGAACACCCTCAGGTGA